The following are encoded together in the Robertmurraya sp. FSL R5-0851 genome:
- a CDS encoding cold-shock protein: MNTGKVKWFNAEKGFGFIESAEGQDVFVHFSAIQSEGFKTLEEGQEVTFEIVEGNRGPQASNVQKA, translated from the coding sequence ATGAACACAGGTAAAGTAAAATGGTTTAATGCAGAAAAAGGTTTCGGATTCATCGAATCAGCTGAAGGTCAAGATGTATTCGTACACTTCTCAGCAATCCAATCAGAAGGCTTCAAAACTTTAGAAGAAGGCCAAGAAGTTACTTTCGAAATCGTTGAAGGAAACCGTGGACCACAAGCTTCTAACGTTCAAAAAGCTTAA